In Carya illinoinensis cultivar Pawnee chromosome 9, C.illinoinensisPawnee_v1, whole genome shotgun sequence, the following are encoded in one genomic region:
- the LOC122276050 gene encoding peptide chain release factor PrfB3, chloroplastic isoform X1 translates to MAKMWAESVCVSKATSSAALGSTWETSSSKLIQPRSEIQYFLYAPIRASHSVDDNNKAYKQLGLSSLKKKIGDAVIRAEMFAPTALEVEEARWSKQEEMIRDSNLWDDPAKSDRILVKLADVAKVVDSLKDLTFKAEEAKLITELADMNGINCGLFRQAYNASLDVSKFLDHYRMSKLLKEPYDLEGACVIINAGSRGIYPKGACIWAEQLLSMYAKWAKKQGYKGRVVEKCSSKNGGIKSAMIEFESECAYGYLSGERGVHSLIGSQNGYILCEASAVCVDVVPLFLKTTYDLQIDDVDLVVSSSSIEQSGTEQAICIQHIPTGIKVQSSAERSRFANKIKALNRLKAKLLVIAREQGVSSVTSIKRDAIVKLWQKETRKYVSHPYKLVQDVKTGIELSDLDSVLDGNIEPFIEAHINMR, encoded by the exons ATGGCAAAAATGTGGGCGGAGTCCGTTTGCGTTAGTAAAGCCACTTCTTCGGCTGCACTTGGCTCAACATGGGAAACCTCTTCTTCAAAACTGATCCAGCCACGGTCGGAGATTCAGTATTTTTTGTATGCCCCAATTCGAGCTTCTCATTCCGTGGATGACAACAACAAGGCCTACAAACAACTTG GCTTGTCTtcattgaaaaagaagattggAGATGCAGTTATTCGTGCTGAGATGTTTGCACCAACTGCCCTGGAAGTTGAGGAAGCGAGATGGAGCAAGCAGGAAGAAATGATACGTGACTCTAACCTCTGGGATGATCCAGCTAAATCTGATAGAATTCTAGTCAAGTTAGCTGATGTTGCTAAAGTGGTTGATTCTCTCAAAGACCTGACATTTAAG GCAGAAGAAGCAAAGCTGATCACAGAGTTGGCTGATATGAATGGCATCAACTGTGGGCTATTTAGGCAAGCATATAATGCATCTTTAGATGTTAGCAAGTTTTTGGATCATTACAGGATGTCCAAGCTTCTTAAGGAGCCATATGACTTGGAGGGAGCATGTGTAATTATTAATGCTGGATCTAGAGGGATTTACCCTAAGGGAGCATGT ATCTGGGCAGAACAACTCCTAAGCATGTATGCCAAGTGGGCCAAAAAGCAAGGTTACAAAGGAAGGGTAGTTGAGAAGTGTTCTTCAAAGAATGGTGGCATCAAGTCGGCCATGATAGAGTTTGAATCTGAGTGTGCTTATGGCTATCTTTCAGGGGAGAGGGGTGTTCACTCTCTGATAGGTTCTCAGAATGGATATATTCTGTGTGAG GCTTCTGCAGTATGTGTGGACGTTGTTCCCCTCTTTCTCAAAACAACTTATGACTTACAAATTGATGATGTGGATTTGGTTGTATCATCATCCTCAATAGAGCAAAGTGGAACTGAACAAGCAATTTGCATCCAGCATATTCCTACCGGAATAAAAGTTCAATCCtcag CCGAGAGGAGCCGCTTTGCCAATAAAATCAAGGCCCTTAATCGATTAAAAGCCAAGCTTCTTGTAATAGCAAGGGAGCAAGGAGTGTCCAGTGTAACTAGCATAAAGAGAGACGCCATTGTCAAGTTATGGCAAAAGGAAACTCGAAAGTATGTGTCTCATCCATACAAGCTAGTACAAGATGTGAAAACAGGCATTGAATTGTCTGACCTGGATTCTGTTTTGGATGGAAATATTGAACCTTTTATTGAAGCTCATATCAATATGAGATAG
- the LOC122276050 gene encoding peptide chain release factor PrfB3, chloroplastic isoform X3 yields MFAPTALEVEEARWSKQEEMIRDSNLWDDPAKSDRILVKLADVAKVVDSLKDLTFKAEEAKLITELADMNGINCGLFRQAYNASLDVSKFLDHYRMSKLLKEPYDLEGACVIINAGSRGIYPKGACIWAEQLLSMYAKWAKKQGYKGRVVEKCSSKNGGIKSAMIEFESECAYGYLSGERGVHSLIGSQNGYILCEASAVCVDVVPLFLKTTYDLQIDDVDLVVSSSSIEQSGTEQAICIQHIPTGIKVQSSAERSRFANKIKALNRLKAKLLVIAREQGVSSVTSIKRDAIVKLWQKETRKYVSHPYKLVQDVKTGIELSDLDSVLDGNIEPFIEAHINMR; encoded by the exons ATGTTTGCACCAACTGCCCTGGAAGTTGAGGAAGCGAGATGGAGCAAGCAGGAAGAAATGATACGTGACTCTAACCTCTGGGATGATCCAGCTAAATCTGATAGAATTCTAGTCAAGTTAGCTGATGTTGCTAAAGTGGTTGATTCTCTCAAAGACCTGACATTTAAG GCAGAAGAAGCAAAGCTGATCACAGAGTTGGCTGATATGAATGGCATCAACTGTGGGCTATTTAGGCAAGCATATAATGCATCTTTAGATGTTAGCAAGTTTTTGGATCATTACAGGATGTCCAAGCTTCTTAAGGAGCCATATGACTTGGAGGGAGCATGTGTAATTATTAATGCTGGATCTAGAGGGATTTACCCTAAGGGAGCATGT ATCTGGGCAGAACAACTCCTAAGCATGTATGCCAAGTGGGCCAAAAAGCAAGGTTACAAAGGAAGGGTAGTTGAGAAGTGTTCTTCAAAGAATGGTGGCATCAAGTCGGCCATGATAGAGTTTGAATCTGAGTGTGCTTATGGCTATCTTTCAGGGGAGAGGGGTGTTCACTCTCTGATAGGTTCTCAGAATGGATATATTCTGTGTGAG GCTTCTGCAGTATGTGTGGACGTTGTTCCCCTCTTTCTCAAAACAACTTATGACTTACAAATTGATGATGTGGATTTGGTTGTATCATCATCCTCAATAGAGCAAAGTGGAACTGAACAAGCAATTTGCATCCAGCATATTCCTACCGGAATAAAAGTTCAATCCtcag CCGAGAGGAGCCGCTTTGCCAATAAAATCAAGGCCCTTAATCGATTAAAAGCCAAGCTTCTTGTAATAGCAAGGGAGCAAGGAGTGTCCAGTGTAACTAGCATAAAGAGAGACGCCATTGTCAAGTTATGGCAAAAGGAAACTCGAAAGTATGTGTCTCATCCATACAAGCTAGTACAAGATGTGAAAACAGGCATTGAATTGTCTGACCTGGATTCTGTTTTGGATGGAAATATTGAACCTTTTATTGAAGCTCATATCAATATGAGATAG
- the LOC122276050 gene encoding peptide chain release factor PrfB3, chloroplastic isoform X2: protein MAKMWAESVCVSKATSSAALGSTWETSSSKLIQPRSEIQYFLYAPIRASHSVDDNNKAYKQLGLSSLKKKIGDAVIRAEMFAPTALEVEEARWSKQEEMIRDSNLWDDPAKSDRILVKLADVAKVVDSLKDLTFKAEEAKLITELADMNGINCGLFRQAYNASLDVSKFLDHYRMSKLLKEPYDLEGACVIINAGSRGIYPKIWAEQLLSMYAKWAKKQGYKGRVVEKCSSKNGGIKSAMIEFESECAYGYLSGERGVHSLIGSQNGYILCEASAVCVDVVPLFLKTTYDLQIDDVDLVVSSSSIEQSGTEQAICIQHIPTGIKVQSSAERSRFANKIKALNRLKAKLLVIAREQGVSSVTSIKRDAIVKLWQKETRKYVSHPYKLVQDVKTGIELSDLDSVLDGNIEPFIEAHINMR, encoded by the exons ATGGCAAAAATGTGGGCGGAGTCCGTTTGCGTTAGTAAAGCCACTTCTTCGGCTGCACTTGGCTCAACATGGGAAACCTCTTCTTCAAAACTGATCCAGCCACGGTCGGAGATTCAGTATTTTTTGTATGCCCCAATTCGAGCTTCTCATTCCGTGGATGACAACAACAAGGCCTACAAACAACTTG GCTTGTCTtcattgaaaaagaagattggAGATGCAGTTATTCGTGCTGAGATGTTTGCACCAACTGCCCTGGAAGTTGAGGAAGCGAGATGGAGCAAGCAGGAAGAAATGATACGTGACTCTAACCTCTGGGATGATCCAGCTAAATCTGATAGAATTCTAGTCAAGTTAGCTGATGTTGCTAAAGTGGTTGATTCTCTCAAAGACCTGACATTTAAG GCAGAAGAAGCAAAGCTGATCACAGAGTTGGCTGATATGAATGGCATCAACTGTGGGCTATTTAGGCAAGCATATAATGCATCTTTAGATGTTAGCAAGTTTTTGGATCATTACAGGATGTCCAAGCTTCTTAAGGAGCCATATGACTTGGAGGGAGCATGTGTAATTATTAATGCTGGATCTAGAGGGATTTACCCTAAG ATCTGGGCAGAACAACTCCTAAGCATGTATGCCAAGTGGGCCAAAAAGCAAGGTTACAAAGGAAGGGTAGTTGAGAAGTGTTCTTCAAAGAATGGTGGCATCAAGTCGGCCATGATAGAGTTTGAATCTGAGTGTGCTTATGGCTATCTTTCAGGGGAGAGGGGTGTTCACTCTCTGATAGGTTCTCAGAATGGATATATTCTGTGTGAG GCTTCTGCAGTATGTGTGGACGTTGTTCCCCTCTTTCTCAAAACAACTTATGACTTACAAATTGATGATGTGGATTTGGTTGTATCATCATCCTCAATAGAGCAAAGTGGAACTGAACAAGCAATTTGCATCCAGCATATTCCTACCGGAATAAAAGTTCAATCCtcag CCGAGAGGAGCCGCTTTGCCAATAAAATCAAGGCCCTTAATCGATTAAAAGCCAAGCTTCTTGTAATAGCAAGGGAGCAAGGAGTGTCCAGTGTAACTAGCATAAAGAGAGACGCCATTGTCAAGTTATGGCAAAAGGAAACTCGAAAGTATGTGTCTCATCCATACAAGCTAGTACAAGATGTGAAAACAGGCATTGAATTGTCTGACCTGGATTCTGTTTTGGATGGAAATATTGAACCTTTTATTGAAGCTCATATCAATATGAGATAG